A single region of the Thermodesulfatator indicus DSM 15286 genome encodes:
- a CDS encoding cytochrome c3 family protein, giving the protein MSIWPNKFFFKYFILNIIIFLLITSCVSKPSPQKARKNCIDCHPDFQNVIKKNGPFLHKPVAEKDCKGCHRPHGVIGGVFLKDKPPRLCFNCHKKDIKNFQNRFIHSPLKKGDCFVCHEYHSAQNKFLLKQPSTQLCLSCHKSIVKGKFKHKALDNNQGCLYCHRPHTANNKTLLKENASILCYSCHKNKTKLKKLHFNIDFNNNCISCHNPHTGNDKRLLKPYVHPLMVQGKCFQCHIYKDNKLVTKKDLTGKCLKCHKLQSGRSIHKPYFNKKCFDCHAPHASYNMYILKDRPGKVCIQCHSDFSKIEKYKSLHNPVKKGNCLACHKGHVSNFNFLLKNNDKKICLSCHRDINNKKFKHPPSQNEDCLKCHQPHWSNFKGLLVENQKDLCFSCHKNTSFEEDLFSLHQPFQKGHCTKCHNPHSSDFSKLLINNTPQLCWNCHDAFRKNYIKLKQHKPYKKGECLLCHNAHASDYAYQINQPISNICFECHNNLGRKIKSEPFVHPPAQKDNCNKCHDVHGSSNIWFLKESMNSLCISCHIDISQYWHEGFPHPPAKRENGCINCHFVHASKYDHLLNKSSSSICTDCHNIDKKLIKAHNNIRPNRSNCTTCHNPHGGETNKLLWSNQHPPFSKGNCTPCHEGRSK; this is encoded by the coding sequence ATGTCAATTTGGCCCAATAAATTTTTTTTTAAATATTTTATTTTAAATATTATAATTTTTTTACTGATAACATCATGCGTTTCGAAGCCATCTCCTCAAAAAGCTAGAAAAAATTGTATTGATTGTCATCCTGATTTTCAAAATGTTATTAAAAAGAATGGCCCCTTTTTACATAAGCCCGTGGCTGAAAAAGATTGTAAAGGTTGTCATAGGCCACACGGCGTAATCGGAGGGGTTTTTTTAAAAGATAAACCTCCAAGGTTATGTTTTAATTGTCATAAAAAAGATATTAAAAATTTTCAAAATAGATTTATACACAGTCCACTAAAAAAAGGAGATTGTTTTGTATGTCATGAGTATCACTCAGCTCAGAATAAGTTTTTACTGAAGCAGCCTTCTACTCAACTTTGTTTATCATGTCATAAAAGTATAGTTAAAGGAAAATTCAAACACAAAGCCTTAGATAATAATCAAGGATGTTTATATTGTCATAGGCCTCATACAGCTAATAATAAAACCTTATTAAAAGAGAATGCATCTATTTTATGTTATTCGTGTCATAAAAATAAAACTAAACTAAAAAAATTACATTTTAATATAGATTTTAATAATAATTGTATTAGTTGTCATAATCCTCATACAGGAAATGATAAACGATTATTGAAACCTTATGTCCATCCATTAATGGTGCAAGGAAAATGTTTTCAATGTCATATATATAAAGATAATAAGTTGGTTACTAAAAAAGATTTAACTGGTAAGTGTTTAAAATGTCATAAATTACAATCTGGTAGAAGTATACATAAACCGTACTTTAATAAAAAATGTTTTGATTGTCATGCACCACATGCTAGTTATAATATGTATATTCTTAAGGATAGACCAGGTAAGGTTTGTATACAGTGTCATAGCGATTTTTCTAAAATCGAAAAATATAAATCTCTTCATAATCCCGTTAAAAAAGGAAATTGTTTGGCTTGCCATAAAGGTCATGTATCTAATTTTAATTTTCTACTTAAAAATAATGATAAAAAGATATGCTTGTCTTGCCATAGAGATATAAATAATAAAAAGTTTAAACATCCGCCATCTCAAAACGAAGATTGTTTAAAATGTCATCAGCCACATTGGTCAAACTTTAAAGGTTTATTAGTAGAAAATCAGAAAGATTTATGCTTTTCTTGTCATAAAAATACTTCTTTTGAAGAAGACTTATTTAGTTTGCATCAACCTTTTCAGAAAGGACACTGTACAAAATGCCATAATCCTCATTCATCTGATTTTTCAAAATTACTAATTAACAATACTCCTCAATTATGTTGGAACTGTCATGATGCTTTTAGAAAAAACTATATAAAATTAAAACAACATAAACCTTATAAAAAAGGTGAGTGTCTTTTGTGTCACAATGCACATGCTTCTGATTATGCTTATCAGATTAATCAACCTATTTCAAATATCTGCTTTGAATGTCATAATAATTTAGGTAGAAAGATCAAGTCTGAACCATTTGTCCATCCTCCGGCACAAAAAGATAACTGTAATAAATGTCATGACGTTCATGGGTCAAGTAATATATGGTTTTTAAAAGAGTCTATGAATAGTTTATGTATATCTTGCCATATAGATATTTCTCAATATTGGCATGAAGGATTTCCGCATCCTCCCGCCAAACGAGAGAATGGTTGTATTAATTGCCATTTTGTTCATGCTTCCAAATATGATCATCTTCTAAATAAGTCAAGTAGTAGTATTTGTACTGATTGCCATAATATTGATAAAAAATTAATAAAAGCTCATAATAATATTAGGCCAAATAGATCTAACTGTACAACCTGTCATAATCCTCACGGAGGAGAAACTAATAAACTCTTGTGGTCTAATCAGCATCCTCCTTTTTCTAAGGGTAATTGTACACCATGTCATGAGGGGAGGTCAAAGTGA